A single region of the Lotus japonicus ecotype B-129 chromosome 4, LjGifu_v1.2 genome encodes:
- the LOC130712570 gene encoding uncharacterized protein LOC130712570 produces MERVAALQSLPRPAVVHRPTLDENLTWRRPAPGWIKINFDASVRRSIAAFGLVARDEDVKVLAATTLAPVMMQSAGLSEALCLRWATWLSIDLGFRTVCFETDSLQLFPWWRRRSRGHSYLDLIISDCRSLSFSFKNMDVSCVRRSGNSAADFLA; encoded by the coding sequence ATGGAGAGGGTGGCAGCGCTCCAATCACTGCCTCGACCTGCTGTTGTACATCGCCCAACGTTGGATGAAAACTTGACGTGGAGGAGGCCAGCTCCGGGTTGGATTAAGATCAATTTTGATGCCTCCGTGCGCAGGTCCATTGCAGCGTTTGGTTTGGTGGCGAGAGATGAGGATGTCAAGGTTCTTGCGGCGACTACTTTAGCTCCGGTCATGATGCAATCCGCAGGTTTATCCGAGGCTCTTTGTCTCCGTTGGGCGACGTGGTTATCAATTGACCTTGGCTTCCGTACAGTTTGTTTTGAAACAGACTCCCTTCAGTTGTTCCCGTGGTGGCGCCGTCGAAGCCGAGGTCATTCCTATTTGGATCTAATTATTTCTGATTGTCgttcactttctttttcttttaaaaacatGGATGTATCTTGTGTTCGTCGTTCCGGCAATAGTGCCGCAGATTTCTTGGCCTAA